One genomic window of Bactrocera dorsalis isolate Fly_Bdor chromosome 4, ASM2337382v1, whole genome shotgun sequence includes the following:
- the LOC109579399 gene encoding uncharacterized protein LOC109579399, with amino-acid sequence MKTFVVVFALIALIAPGQATFGKLALLAGVSGGVGGGGYGPSYSPGYGGGYGGGYGGGYGYGGGYNGGYGGYGVTPYSNSRENVVKVIKVSVVPGGSYGGGYNTGGYSTGGYGGYGYGGGVYNGGYASGGVAYPAMTTSAVVTPVVTAVSTPVPAPVSYGATYGSGYGYGGGVGLGYGGVVGGGAIGGGGIGGLGPLGPEGWC; translated from the coding sequence ATGAagacatttgttgttgtatttgcgcTTATCGCACTCATAGCGCCTGGTCAGGCGACTTTCGGTAAATTAGCGCTGCTCGCGGGCGTAAGCGGTGGTGTTGGCGGCGGCGGCTACGGTCCTAGCTATAGTCCTGGTTATGGTGGTGGCTATGGCGGTGGTTATGGTGGCGGCTATGGTTACGGTGGTGGATATAATGGTGGTTATGGTGGCTACGGCGTTACGCCATACTCAAATAGTCGCGAAAACGTCGTCAAAGTGATAAAGGTGTCTGTGGTGCCTGGGGGCAGCTATGGTGGTGGTTACAACACAGGTGGTTACAGCACTGGCGGCTATGGTGGTTATGGCTATGGCGGTGGCGTTTACAATGGTGGTTATGCGAGTGGCGGTGTAGCCTACCCTGCGATGACCACTTCGGCGGTCGTGACACCTGTAGTGACAGCTGTCTCAACTCCAGTTCCAGCTCCGGTCTCCTACGGTGCCACCTATGGCAGCGGTTATGGTTATGGTGGCGGTGTTGGTCTGGGCTACGGTGGTGTTGTTGGTGGTGGAGCAATTGGTGGCGGCGGTATTGGTGGTTTGGGTCCTTTGGGCCCAGAAGGCTGGTGCTAG
- the LOC105223675 gene encoding E3 ubiquitin-protein ligase RNF185 isoform X1, giving the protein MKQGKKILLQLIWQILKQKQTNDMSTQTTHAPTAPELPTTSHGEASAPPTESMDDWTYFDNTTNDGTEQTATTAAQQTATTTTTETVNSTADNAASKTTTSTTYSFPGSALGSDSTANINSIKTESSSTSGDSKNKNNEEEKVDDSMYECNICLDTAKDAVVSLCGHLFCWPCLHQWLETRPNCKLCPVCKAAIGKDKVIPLYGRNSTKQEDPRNKVPPRPAGQRTEPEPQQGFQGFGFGDGFHMSFGIGAFPFGYFASSFNFGEPRAAAANRGTVQYEDEQQLSKLFLYLAILCIAWLLFA; this is encoded by the exons ATGAAGCAAGGAAAGAAAATACTATTACAG ctcatttggcaaattttgaagcaaaagcaAACGAACGATatgtcaacacaaacaacacacGCCCCAACGGCGCCGGAATTGCCCACAACATCACATGGTGAAGCGTCAGCACCGCCCACTGAATCAATGGACGATTGGACTTATTTCGACAATACAACAAACGATGGCACAGAGCAAACTGCAACCACTGCTGCACAGCAAACCgccacaacaactacaactgaAACTGTGAACTCTACCGCTGATAATGCCGCATCGAAAACTACAACTTCCACAACGTATTCGTTTCCCGGTAGCGCCCTTGGCAGCGATTCCACAGCGAACATAAACAGCATTAAAACAGAAAGCAGCAGCACTAGTGGTgattctaaaaacaaaaacaacgaagagGAGAAAGTCGATGATTCCATGTATGAATGTAATATTTGTCTCGATACCGCAAAGGACGCAGTCGTCAGTCTGTGCGGCCACTTATTTTGCTGGCCATGCCTGCACCAATGGTTGGAGACACGTCCAAATTGCAAATTATGCCCAGTTTGTAAAGCAGCAATTGGCAAGGATAAAGTAATACCGCTATACGGACGCAACAGCACCAAGCAAGAGGATCCCAG aaataaggTGCCACCGCGTCCCGCTGGTCAGCGTACTGAGCCAGAGCCACAACAAGGTTTCCAGGGTTTCGGTTTTGGTGATGGTTTCCACATGTCTTTCGGTATTGGTGCTTTTCCATTCGGTTATTTCGCTTCGTCTTTCAACTTTGGTGAACCTCGTGCAGCTG CTGCCAACCGTGGCACCGTGCAATACGAAGATGAACAGCAATTATCTAAATTATTCCTGTATTTGGCTATCTTGTGCATTGCTTGGTTATTATTCGCATAG
- the LOC105223675 gene encoding E3 ubiquitin-protein ligase RNF185 isoform X2 — MLIWQILKQKQTNDMSTQTTHAPTAPELPTTSHGEASAPPTESMDDWTYFDNTTNDGTEQTATTAAQQTATTTTTETVNSTADNAASKTTTSTTYSFPGSALGSDSTANINSIKTESSSTSGDSKNKNNEEEKVDDSMYECNICLDTAKDAVVSLCGHLFCWPCLHQWLETRPNCKLCPVCKAAIGKDKVIPLYGRNSTKQEDPRNKVPPRPAGQRTEPEPQQGFQGFGFGDGFHMSFGIGAFPFGYFASSFNFGEPRAAAANRGTVQYEDEQQLSKLFLYLAILCIAWLLFA, encoded by the exons ATG ctcatttggcaaattttgaagcaaaagcaAACGAACGATatgtcaacacaaacaacacacGCCCCAACGGCGCCGGAATTGCCCACAACATCACATGGTGAAGCGTCAGCACCGCCCACTGAATCAATGGACGATTGGACTTATTTCGACAATACAACAAACGATGGCACAGAGCAAACTGCAACCACTGCTGCACAGCAAACCgccacaacaactacaactgaAACTGTGAACTCTACCGCTGATAATGCCGCATCGAAAACTACAACTTCCACAACGTATTCGTTTCCCGGTAGCGCCCTTGGCAGCGATTCCACAGCGAACATAAACAGCATTAAAACAGAAAGCAGCAGCACTAGTGGTgattctaaaaacaaaaacaacgaagagGAGAAAGTCGATGATTCCATGTATGAATGTAATATTTGTCTCGATACCGCAAAGGACGCAGTCGTCAGTCTGTGCGGCCACTTATTTTGCTGGCCATGCCTGCACCAATGGTTGGAGACACGTCCAAATTGCAAATTATGCCCAGTTTGTAAAGCAGCAATTGGCAAGGATAAAGTAATACCGCTATACGGACGCAACAGCACCAAGCAAGAGGATCCCAG aaataaggTGCCACCGCGTCCCGCTGGTCAGCGTACTGAGCCAGAGCCACAACAAGGTTTCCAGGGTTTCGGTTTTGGTGATGGTTTCCACATGTCTTTCGGTATTGGTGCTTTTCCATTCGGTTATTTCGCTTCGTCTTTCAACTTTGGTGAACCTCGTGCAGCTG CTGCCAACCGTGGCACCGTGCAATACGAAGATGAACAGCAATTATCTAAATTATTCCTGTATTTGGCTATCTTGTGCATTGCTTGGTTATTATTCGCATAG
- the LOC105223675 gene encoding E3 ubiquitin-protein ligase RNF185 isoform X3 translates to MSTQTTHAPTAPELPTTSHGEASAPPTESMDDWTYFDNTTNDGTEQTATTAAQQTATTTTTETVNSTADNAASKTTTSTTYSFPGSALGSDSTANINSIKTESSSTSGDSKNKNNEEEKVDDSMYECNICLDTAKDAVVSLCGHLFCWPCLHQWLETRPNCKLCPVCKAAIGKDKVIPLYGRNSTKQEDPRNKVPPRPAGQRTEPEPQQGFQGFGFGDGFHMSFGIGAFPFGYFASSFNFGEPRAAAANRGTVQYEDEQQLSKLFLYLAILCIAWLLFA, encoded by the exons atgtcaacacaaacaacacacGCCCCAACGGCGCCGGAATTGCCCACAACATCACATGGTGAAGCGTCAGCACCGCCCACTGAATCAATGGACGATTGGACTTATTTCGACAATACAACAAACGATGGCACAGAGCAAACTGCAACCACTGCTGCACAGCAAACCgccacaacaactacaactgaAACTGTGAACTCTACCGCTGATAATGCCGCATCGAAAACTACAACTTCCACAACGTATTCGTTTCCCGGTAGCGCCCTTGGCAGCGATTCCACAGCGAACATAAACAGCATTAAAACAGAAAGCAGCAGCACTAGTGGTgattctaaaaacaaaaacaacgaagagGAGAAAGTCGATGATTCCATGTATGAATGTAATATTTGTCTCGATACCGCAAAGGACGCAGTCGTCAGTCTGTGCGGCCACTTATTTTGCTGGCCATGCCTGCACCAATGGTTGGAGACACGTCCAAATTGCAAATTATGCCCAGTTTGTAAAGCAGCAATTGGCAAGGATAAAGTAATACCGCTATACGGACGCAACAGCACCAAGCAAGAGGATCCCAG aaataaggTGCCACCGCGTCCCGCTGGTCAGCGTACTGAGCCAGAGCCACAACAAGGTTTCCAGGGTTTCGGTTTTGGTGATGGTTTCCACATGTCTTTCGGTATTGGTGCTTTTCCATTCGGTTATTTCGCTTCGTCTTTCAACTTTGGTGAACCTCGTGCAGCTG CTGCCAACCGTGGCACCGTGCAATACGAAGATGAACAGCAATTATCTAAATTATTCCTGTATTTGGCTATCTTGTGCATTGCTTGGTTATTATTCGCATAG